Proteins from a single region of Lysinibacillus sp. JNUCC-52:
- a CDS encoding YslB family protein — MLNNPSNTISPFGYELIRDHILSSILGKHEDDVLYWAGKELARKFPCKSQDELIAFFADACWGTLELTKESKDGRIFHLTNEPTLLQIQNRSFRLEAGFIAEQIQQSKGYLTECYDEKREKQQQVMFTVKWDVKERIMNTIPNR; from the coding sequence ATGTTAAATAATCCATCTAATACAATCTCACCATTTGGATATGAGTTAATCCGTGATCATATTCTATCATCTATTCTCGGTAAACATGAAGATGACGTACTATATTGGGCTGGAAAAGAGCTTGCACGGAAGTTCCCTTGTAAAAGTCAAGATGAACTTATCGCATTTTTCGCGGATGCGTGCTGGGGTACTCTTGAATTGACAAAGGAGTCTAAGGATGGACGTATTTTCCATTTAACAAATGAGCCAACCCTTTTGCAAATTCAAAATCGGAGCTTTAGATTGGAAGCAGGGTTTATTGCTGAACAAATCCAACAATCAAAAGGATACTTAACGGAATGTTATGATGAGAAGCGCGAAAAGCAACAGCAAGTCATGTTTACAGTTAAATGGGATGTTAAAGAGCGTATTATGAATACAATACCAAATAGATAA
- the trhA gene encoding PAQR family membrane homeostasis protein TrhA, which produces MSQPTIEHSSYTIKEEFWNALTHGIGAFLTVPATLLLVHKALTTGTSTELISYIIFGLSMFCLYIASTLYHSLPTNKVLLKKLDHSSIFLLIAGTYTPIALIAVGGKLGWSIFIIEWVLAFIGIILKQFFVYRFKKISLIVYIGMGWLIVFAYKPLVDYISFKGFMTLLIGGIFYTAGTYFYKNKKIKYNHAIWHVFVMAGSAWMFVTIYLFM; this is translated from the coding sequence ATGTCTCAACCAACAATTGAGCATAGTAGTTATACCATAAAGGAAGAATTTTGGAATGCGCTAACACATGGAATAGGTGCATTTTTGACAGTTCCTGCTACCCTTCTATTAGTGCATAAAGCGTTAACCACTGGTACAAGCACAGAGCTAATTAGTTACATTATTTTTGGTTTATCGATGTTTTGTTTATACATAGCATCCACCTTGTATCATTCACTTCCGACAAATAAGGTGCTGTTAAAAAAATTAGATCATAGCTCCATATTCTTATTAATCGCAGGAACTTATACACCGATTGCTTTAATTGCAGTAGGTGGAAAGCTTGGATGGAGCATTTTCATTATTGAATGGGTGCTTGCCTTCATCGGCATTATTTTAAAACAATTTTTCGTATATCGCTTCAAAAAAATATCATTAATCGTCTATATTGGCATGGGATGGCTCATTGTCTTCGCCTATAAGCCATTAGTTGACTACATCTCATTCAAAGGCTTTATGACGCTTTTAATCGGCGGTATTTTTTATACTGCTGGTACTTATTTTTACAAAAATAAAAAGATTAAGTACAACCATGCAATTTGGCATGTCTTTGTCATGGCTGGAAGTGCTTGGATGTTCGTGACGATCTATTTATTTATGTAA
- the sdhB gene encoding succinate dehydrogenase iron-sulfur subunit yields MEIAANTGRMVKVEILRQDTQGGQGYWQKFEVPYRHGMNVISVLMEIQKNPVTATGEKTTPVSWDMNCLEEVCGACSMVINGRPRQSCSTLIDQLTEPVRLEPMKTFPVVRDLQVDRDRMFNALKKVKAWVPIDGTYDLGEGPRMPEGKRQWAYELSKCMTCGVCMEACPNVSEKASFIGPAPLSQVRLFNTHPTGAMIKDERLNAIMGDGGLANCGNSQNCVAACPKGIPLTTSIASLNRATTVQMFRNFFGSDHYVD; encoded by the coding sequence ATGGAAATCGCAGCTAATACTGGAAGAATGGTAAAAGTTGAAATTTTACGTCAAGATACACAAGGTGGCCAAGGCTACTGGCAGAAATTCGAAGTTCCTTACCGTCATGGTATGAACGTTATTTCTGTGTTAATGGAGATTCAAAAAAATCCAGTAACAGCTACTGGAGAAAAAACAACACCAGTTTCATGGGACATGAACTGTCTTGAAGAAGTTTGTGGAGCATGTTCAATGGTAATCAATGGTCGTCCACGTCAATCATGTTCAACACTGATTGATCAATTGACTGAACCAGTTCGCCTTGAGCCAATGAAAACTTTCCCGGTTGTACGTGACTTACAAGTAGACCGTGATCGTATGTTCAATGCACTGAAAAAAGTAAAAGCATGGGTACCAATCGATGGTACTTATGATTTAGGTGAAGGTCCTCGTATGCCAGAAGGTAAACGTCAATGGGCTTATGAATTATCTAAATGTATGACTTGTGGTGTATGTATGGAAGCGTGTCCAAACGTGTCTGAAAAAGCTTCATTCATTGGACCAGCACCACTATCACAAGTACGTCTATTTAACACTCACCCAACAGGTGCAATGATTAAAGACGAACGTTTAAATGCAATTATGGGAGATGGCGGTCTTGCTAACTGCGGTAACTCTCAAAACTGTGTAGCTGCTTGTCCTAAAGGTATACCTTTAACAACATCTATCGCATCTTTAAACCGTGCAACAACAGTGCAAATGTTCCGTAACTTCTTCGGTTCTGACCATTACGTTGACTAA
- a CDS encoding succinate dehydrogenase cytochrome b558 subunit, with translation MSKDREFLWRRLHSLLGIIPVGLFLTMHLFINFTAVGGAESYNDATAVMEKIPFLILVEWIVIYIPLMFHAFYGVYIAFTATPNTGRFSTYRNWMFSLQRFTGVFLVIFIAWHIFQTRIQKALGTHVDYDMMANIVNNPFMLGFYIVGIISATFHLSNGLWAFLVSWGITQSPQSQKIATYVTNVLFVILSVVGVAAILAFV, from the coding sequence TTGTCGAAAGATCGAGAGTTTTTATGGCGTCGCTTACATTCTCTACTTGGTATCATTCCAGTAGGTCTGTTTTTAACGATGCACCTATTCATTAACTTTACAGCAGTAGGCGGAGCAGAGAGCTACAATGATGCAACCGCAGTAATGGAAAAGATTCCATTTCTTATCCTAGTAGAGTGGATTGTCATCTATATTCCATTAATGTTCCACGCATTTTATGGTGTGTACATCGCATTCACTGCTACACCAAATACAGGGCGTTTCAGCACATACCGTAACTGGATGTTCTCATTACAACGCTTCACAGGTGTATTTTTAGTAATCTTCATTGCATGGCATATTTTCCAAACTCGTATTCAAAAAGCGCTTGGTACACACGTTGATTACGACATGATGGCAAATATCGTAAATAATCCATTTATGCTTGGATTCTATATTGTTGGTATTATATCAGCAACTTTCCACTTATCAAATGGCTTATGGGCATTCCTAGTAAGCTGGGGTATCACACAATCTCCTCAGTCTCAAAAGATTGCTACTTATGTAACAAACGTTCTTTTCGTAATTCTAAGTGTAGTTGGTGTGGCTGCTATTTTAGCTTTCGTTTAA
- the rph gene encoding ribonuclease PH: MTRFDGRDADALRPVKLDSEYLLHPEGSVLIQVGNTKVICTATVEDKVPGFLRGQGKGWITAEYSMLPRATAQRTPRESSRGKVNGRTMEIQRLIGRALRAIVDLEALGERTVWIDCDVIQADGGTRTASITGAFVAMTQAIAKLAEEKQLEKFPITDFLAATSVGIVEEQGAVLDLNYVEDVAAAVDMNIVMTGAGRFVELQGTGEEATFSREELNELLALGEKGIQELIELQKQALGELAHKVGGNN, encoded by the coding sequence ATGACAAGATTTGATGGTAGAGATGCAGATGCATTACGCCCTGTAAAGTTGGATAGCGAGTATTTATTGCATCCAGAAGGCTCAGTATTGATCCAAGTTGGAAATACGAAAGTAATTTGTACAGCAACAGTTGAAGATAAAGTACCAGGTTTTTTACGTGGGCAAGGAAAAGGATGGATTACAGCTGAGTATTCTATGCTACCTCGTGCCACTGCACAACGTACACCACGTGAATCGTCACGCGGGAAAGTAAACGGACGTACAATGGAAATCCAACGTCTTATTGGTCGTGCATTGCGTGCTATCGTCGATTTAGAAGCTTTAGGTGAACGTACTGTATGGATTGACTGTGACGTCATTCAAGCAGATGGTGGAACACGTACTGCGTCTATTACTGGTGCATTTGTAGCAATGACACAGGCGATTGCTAAGCTTGCTGAAGAAAAACAACTAGAAAAATTCCCTATTACAGATTTCTTAGCTGCTACAAGTGTCGGCATTGTTGAAGAACAAGGTGCCGTTTTAGACTTAAACTATGTTGAAGATGTTGCCGCAGCAGTTGATATGAACATCGTTATGACTGGTGCTGGCCGTTTTGTTGAACTACAAGGTACAGGGGAAGAAGCAACCTTTTCTCGCGAAGAATTAAATGAATTGCTTGCATTAGGTGAAAAAGGAATCCAAGAATTAATTGAACTACAAAAACAA
- a CDS encoding MarR family winged helix-turn-helix transcriptional regulator → MSDEVTKHSPETVATVEKELRYIAAIVKQKGREIVSQYAITPPQFVALQWLEELGDITIGDLSNRLYLAFSTTTDLVDRMEKNELVKRMRDENDRRVVVVHLLEKGERIIQEVIEKRQQYLQEMLVGFNEQEVAQLSSYLQKLHVHMKQD, encoded by the coding sequence ATGTCGGATGAAGTAACAAAGCACTCACCTGAAACCGTTGCAACGGTTGAAAAGGAACTACGCTATATAGCGGCCATTGTGAAGCAAAAAGGAAGGGAAATTGTTTCACAATATGCGATTACGCCGCCACAATTTGTTGCATTACAGTGGTTAGAAGAGCTTGGTGATATTACAATTGGCGATTTATCAAACCGTTTATACTTAGCTTTTAGTACGACAACAGATTTAGTGGACCGAATGGAGAAAAATGAATTAGTCAAGCGAATGCGTGATGAAAATGATCGTCGTGTCGTTGTCGTTCATCTTCTCGAAAAAGGCGAACGTATAATTCAAGAGGTTATAGAAAAAAGACAGCAATATTTGCAGGAAATGCTTGTTGGTTTTAATGAACAAGAAGTCGCGCAATTATCAAGCTATTTACAAAAACTACATGTACACATGAAACAGGATTGA
- a CDS encoding helix-turn-helix domain-containing protein — MNGSHHRSLLTNREREIFALLLAEKTTRDIAGQLGISEKTVRNHISNTIQKLGVTNRSQALIELLRLEEFKLD, encoded by the coding sequence ATGAATGGCTCTCATCATCGTTCTCTTTTAACAAACCGAGAACGTGAAATATTTGCGCTTTTATTAGCTGAAAAAACAACGAGGGATATTGCAGGGCAACTTGGTATTAGTGAAAAAACAGTGCGAAACCACATTTCCAATACAATTCAAAAGCTGGGTGTAACAAATCGATCTCAAGCGTTAATTGAGCTGTTACGCTTAGAAGAATTTAAATTAGACTAA
- the sdhA gene encoding succinate dehydrogenase flavoprotein subunit yields the protein MAKSKIIVVGGGLAGLMATIKAAEVGTEVDLFSLVPVKRSHSVCAQGGINGAVNTKGEGDSPWIHFDDTVYGGDFLANQPPVKGMCDAAPGIIHLMDRMGVMFNRTPEGLLDFRRFGGTLMHRTAFSGATTGQQLLYALDEQVRSHEVAGLVNKYEHWEFLGVVIDDDGVCRGIVAQNMRTEEIKSFRADAVIMATGGPGIIFGKTTNSVINTGSAASIVYQQGASYANGEFIQIHPTAIPGDDKNRLMSESARGEGGRIWTYKDGKPWYFLEEKYPAYGNLVPRDIATREIFDVCVNQKLGINGENMVYLDLSHKDPHELDVKLGGIIEIYEKFVGDDPRKLPMKIFPAVHYSMGGLWVDYNQMTEIPGLFAAGECDYSQHGANRLGANSLLSAIYGGMVAGPNAVDYVKHLKKHAEDLSQDIFDARVNEEQAKWDSIMKMDGTENAYLLHKELGELMTATMTVVRFNDQLEETYKKLGEFQKRWENININDTQKWSNQGAHFTRQLKNMLYLAKVMTKGALLRNESRGAHYKPDFPQRDDENFLKTTMAKFDPATGEPIITYQEVDVSLIPPRKRDYSAKGD from the coding sequence ATGGCGAAAAGCAAAATAATTGTTGTCGGCGGCGGTTTAGCTGGTCTGATGGCAACGATTAAAGCAGCTGAAGTTGGTACTGAAGTTGATTTATTCTCATTAGTTCCTGTAAAACGCTCACACTCTGTATGTGCGCAAGGCGGAATTAATGGTGCCGTAAATACAAAAGGTGAAGGGGATTCTCCTTGGATTCACTTTGATGATACAGTATATGGTGGGGATTTCTTAGCAAACCAACCACCTGTTAAAGGTATGTGTGATGCAGCCCCTGGTATTATTCACTTAATGGACCGTATGGGTGTAATGTTCAACCGTACGCCAGAAGGTTTACTTGATTTCCGTCGTTTCGGTGGTACGTTAATGCACCGTACAGCATTCTCAGGTGCAACAACTGGTCAGCAATTACTATACGCGTTGGACGAGCAAGTTCGTTCTCACGAAGTAGCTGGATTAGTTAACAAATATGAGCACTGGGAATTCCTTGGTGTGGTTATTGATGATGACGGCGTTTGCCGCGGTATCGTAGCACAAAATATGCGTACAGAAGAAATTAAATCATTCCGTGCAGACGCTGTAATTATGGCGACTGGTGGCCCTGGTATTATCTTCGGTAAAACAACAAACTCTGTTATTAACACAGGTTCTGCTGCTTCTATCGTATACCAACAAGGTGCTTCATACGCGAATGGTGAGTTCATTCAAATTCACCCTACAGCGATTCCTGGGGACGACAAAAACCGTCTAATGTCAGAATCTGCACGTGGTGAAGGTGGACGTATTTGGACATACAAAGACGGTAAACCTTGGTATTTCTTAGAAGAAAAGTATCCTGCATATGGTAACTTAGTACCACGTGATATTGCTACACGTGAAATTTTCGACGTTTGTGTAAACCAAAAGCTTGGTATTAACGGCGAAAACATGGTATACCTAGATCTTTCTCATAAAGATCCACATGAGTTAGACGTTAAACTTGGTGGTATCATTGAAATCTACGAAAAATTCGTAGGTGATGACCCACGTAAATTACCAATGAAAATTTTCCCAGCAGTTCACTATTCAATGGGTGGATTATGGGTTGATTACAACCAAATGACTGAAATTCCTGGTCTATTTGCAGCAGGTGAATGTGATTACTCACAACATGGCGCAAACCGTCTAGGTGCAAACTCATTGCTATCTGCTATTTATGGTGGTATGGTTGCTGGACCAAATGCAGTTGATTATGTGAAACATCTTAAAAAGCATGCTGAAGATTTATCTCAAGATATTTTCGATGCACGTGTTAATGAAGAGCAAGCTAAATGGGATTCTATCATGAAAATGGACGGCACAGAAAACGCTTACCTACTTCATAAAGAACTTGGTGAGTTAATGACAGCTACAATGACTGTTGTACGCTTTAACGACCAACTTGAAGAAACTTACAAAAAACTTGGCGAATTCCAAAAACGTTGGGAAAACATCAATATCAACGATACACAAAAATGGAGTAACCAAGGTGCTCACTTTACTCGTCAGTTGAAAAACATGCTTTACTTAGCGAAAGTAATGACGAAAGGTGCTTTACTACGTAATGAATCTCGTGGTGCACACTATAAACCAGACTTCCCGCAACGTGATGATGAAAACTTCTTAAAAACAACGATGGCGAAATTCGACCCAGCTACGGGCGAGCCAATTATCACTTATCAAGAAGTAGATGTATCATTAATCCCACCACGTAAACGTGACTACTCTGCGAAAGGAGACTAA
- a CDS encoding acyl-CoA thioesterase, whose amino-acid sequence MKASYIGDFEKWAKDFSFYIEVRVRFSETDMYGHMNNTVSFTYFEQARIDYFNHLGILMPSAIDDHVNGIPIVADLQCDYRKQVFFDDVIRVYTKVAKVGNSSMDIHYLAKNQKDEVCFTGRGTVVQMDPRTGKSVPITEEEKAHLAALAII is encoded by the coding sequence ATGAAAGCAAGCTATATTGGGGATTTTGAGAAATGGGCAAAAGATTTTTCGTTTTATATAGAAGTACGTGTTCGTTTTTCAGAAACGGATATGTATGGCCATATGAATAACACTGTTAGCTTTACATATTTTGAACAGGCGAGAATCGATTATTTTAATCATCTTGGCATATTAATGCCCTCTGCAATAGATGACCATGTAAATGGTATTCCAATCGTAGCAGATTTACAATGTGATTACCGAAAGCAAGTTTTCTTTGACGATGTCATCCGCGTGTATACGAAAGTAGCTAAAGTAGGAAATTCTTCAATGGATATTCATTACTTGGCAAAAAATCAAAAAGATGAAGTATGCTTTACAGGACGTGGTACAGTTGTACAAATGGACCCACGAACAGGAAAAAGTGTGCCCATCACAGAAGAGGAAAAGGCACATTTAGCAGCATTAGCTATTATTTAA
- the racE gene encoding glutamate racemase → MNAPIGVIDSGVGGLTVAKEIIKRLPNETIYYIGDTARCPYGPRTRQEVRNFTWQMAKALEKMNIKMLVIACNTATAVALESLQRNMPFPVLGVINAGARAAVKKTKRHEVVVLATEGTIKSGAYEEALLSLNTSTHIIPLACPTFVPLVESGEYKGEFANNLIADGLKPLKNEQFDTVILGCTHYPILQKQIEAVVGEDVFVLSSAEETAKDVEEMLAYNGTLAESNAKPAHKFFASGSVPIFRSIAESWLEQGTLDINRITLK, encoded by the coding sequence ATGAATGCCCCGATAGGCGTTATTGATTCAGGAGTAGGCGGTTTAACCGTAGCAAAGGAAATAATAAAACGATTACCAAATGAAACGATTTATTATATTGGTGATACAGCAAGATGTCCCTATGGTCCACGAACTCGACAAGAAGTACGAAATTTTACTTGGCAAATGGCAAAAGCGCTAGAGAAAATGAATATCAAGATGCTAGTCATTGCTTGTAATACAGCGACTGCAGTGGCACTCGAAAGTTTACAACGTAATATGCCTTTTCCGGTATTAGGCGTTATTAATGCTGGCGCACGTGCAGCTGTAAAGAAAACGAAGCGACATGAAGTCGTTGTGCTTGCAACAGAAGGAACAATTAAAAGTGGGGCCTATGAAGAAGCATTATTGTCTCTTAATACGTCTACCCACATTATTCCATTGGCTTGTCCAACGTTCGTACCACTAGTAGAAAGTGGCGAATATAAAGGTGAATTTGCAAATAATTTAATTGCTGATGGCTTAAAACCGTTAAAAAACGAACAATTTGATACGGTCATTTTAGGATGTACACATTATCCTATTTTGCAAAAACAAATTGAAGCTGTCGTCGGAGAAGATGTTTTCGTGCTATCTTCTGCGGAAGAAACAGCAAAGGATGTCGAGGAAATGCTTGCGTATAATGGCACTTTAGCAGAATCAAATGCTAAGCCCGCACATAAATTTTTTGCATCGGGTTCTGTACCCATTTTCCGCTCGATTGCAGAAAGTTGGCTGGAGCAAGGTACGCTTGACATAAACCGTATTACATTAAAATAA
- a CDS encoding aspartate kinase, with amino-acid sequence MASIVLKFGGPAIASTEQIQEVAKIAIAKKELGYDVVVVTAAMGRTAKDLAKMVRDISDDASKREMDVLLSTSSQLASALFAIALQEAGYDAVSLTGWQAGVQTDGKHFHARIDHIDVCRMKEHLIQGQIVVVAGEQGISSANNITTLGKGGAETTAVAIAAALEAERVDIYTNVDGVYTADPRFIKKARKLKEISYDEMLELSHLGSHILHPRAVELAKKFQMPVIIRSSVEDIAGTLLKEEVEMEKNLIVRGVAYESDIIRLTIGYDTYSTASLADMFAILAENRINVDIIVQAIIEGVRPSVSFTILKEEFADALRVLEDSKLSLGFSFADFEIGLAKVSIIGSGMASNPGVAARMFDRLRREEIAVKMVSTSEIKVSVVVPQDEMIRAANALHDEFNLAEEIHE; translated from the coding sequence ATGGCGAGTATTGTATTAAAGTTTGGCGGACCAGCAATCGCTTCAACCGAGCAAATTCAAGAGGTCGCTAAAATAGCGATAGCCAAAAAAGAGCTTGGCTATGATGTTGTAGTAGTGACAGCTGCGATGGGACGCACAGCAAAAGACTTAGCAAAGATGGTACGTGATATATCAGACGATGCTTCTAAACGTGAAATGGATGTACTACTTTCGACGAGTTCACAACTCGCAAGTGCCCTTTTTGCAATTGCTTTACAGGAGGCGGGCTATGATGCAGTATCTTTGACTGGCTGGCAGGCTGGTGTGCAAACAGATGGGAAACACTTTCATGCACGTATCGACCATATCGATGTGTGCCGTATGAAAGAACATTTGATACAAGGACAAATTGTCGTTGTTGCGGGAGAGCAGGGCATTTCTAGTGCAAATAATATTACAACGCTTGGTAAAGGTGGAGCCGAAACAACGGCAGTAGCCATTGCAGCTGCATTAGAAGCGGAACGTGTGGACATTTATACAAATGTAGATGGTGTTTATACAGCAGATCCTCGGTTTATAAAAAAAGCAAGAAAGCTAAAGGAGATTTCATATGATGAAATGCTTGAACTGTCCCATTTAGGTTCACATATTTTACATCCACGGGCAGTGGAGCTTGCTAAAAAGTTTCAAATGCCTGTCATTATTCGTTCAAGTGTAGAAGATATAGCAGGTACTTTATTGAAGGAGGAAGTTGAAATGGAGAAAAATTTAATCGTACGTGGTGTTGCTTATGAGTCTGATATCATTCGCTTAACTATCGGTTATGATACATACTCAACTGCATCGTTAGCAGATATGTTTGCTATCCTAGCAGAGAATCGCATTAATGTTGATATTATTGTGCAAGCTATTATTGAAGGTGTGAGACCATCTGTATCATTTACCATTTTAAAAGAAGAGTTTGCTGATGCTTTACGTGTACTAGAGGATAGTAAATTATCACTTGGTTTTAGCTTTGCAGATTTTGAAATTGGACTAGCGAAAGTTTCGATTATTGGATCAGGCATGGCGTCAAATCCAGGTGTTGCAGCACGAATGTTTGATCGCTTACGTCGAGAAGAAATTGCAGTAAAAATGGTCAGTACTTCTGAGATTAAAGTTTCTGTTGTTGTCCCACAGGACGAAATGATTCGCGCTGCAAACGCATTACATGATGAGTTTAATTTAGCAGAAGAGATTCACGAATAG
- the uvrC gene encoding excinuclease ABC subunit UvrC has product MNDLIKRKLDILPDQPGCYLMKDRQGTIIYVGKAKVLKNRVRSYFTGTHEGKTQRLVGEIEDFEYIVTSSNLEALILELNLIKLHDPKYNIMLTDDKTYPYIKITNEKYPRLITTRKVKKDKAKYFGPYPNAYAASETKKLLDRLYPLRKCVQLPSKVCLYYHMGQCLAPCVKEIDAQVYHDMIEDMTKFLNGGVESVKKELEQKMLAAAEQLEFERAKEFRDQIAHIETVMQKQKIVSSDTTNRDVFGYAVEKGWMCVQVFFVRQGKLIERDVSIFPIYQDVEEEFLTFVGRFYEKPEHIKPKEIFIPPSIDTAILTELLAVKVLTPKRGQKKELVDLAMKNAEIAVAAKFQLIERQEERTIGACEALGEAMGISAPLRIEAFDNSHMHGADAVSAMVVFIDGKPAKKEYRKYKTRTAAKHDDYGAMQEVIRRRYTRVLKEGLPLPDLVLIDGGKGQMEVAREVLEDELGLVIPIAGLAKDEKHNTSQLLFGDPPEVIALKRTSDGFYLLQRIQDEVHRFAITFLRQQHEKNAIQSVLDGIEGVGPKRKQQLLKHFGSVKKIREASELALQEAGIPANLANSIYNYFQQQTLSKD; this is encoded by the coding sequence ATGAATGATTTAATTAAACGTAAGCTTGATATTCTACCAGATCAGCCTGGCTGCTATTTGATGAAGGATCGACAAGGGACAATTATTTATGTAGGTAAGGCCAAGGTACTTAAAAACCGAGTGCGCTCGTATTTTACAGGAACACATGAAGGGAAAACACAGCGCCTTGTTGGTGAGATTGAGGATTTTGAGTACATTGTGACTTCTTCGAATTTAGAGGCACTTATTCTAGAGTTAAACCTTATTAAGCTACACGATCCTAAATACAATATCATGCTAACGGATGATAAAACGTATCCGTATATTAAAATTACGAACGAAAAATATCCACGGCTTATTACAACACGTAAAGTAAAAAAAGATAAAGCAAAATACTTTGGTCCTTATCCAAATGCGTATGCAGCAAGTGAAACAAAAAAGTTGCTCGATAGACTCTATCCGCTACGTAAATGTGTACAATTACCATCAAAAGTTTGCTTGTATTACCATATGGGACAATGCTTAGCACCGTGTGTAAAAGAAATTGATGCTCAAGTATATCACGATATGATTGAAGATATGACGAAGTTTTTAAATGGTGGTGTGGAGTCAGTAAAAAAAGAGCTTGAACAGAAAATGTTAGCTGCCGCGGAGCAACTAGAGTTTGAGCGAGCGAAGGAGTTCCGCGATCAAATTGCACATATAGAAACGGTTATGCAAAAGCAAAAAATTGTGTCCAGTGATACAACGAACCGCGATGTATTCGGTTATGCAGTTGAAAAGGGTTGGATGTGTGTGCAAGTATTTTTCGTTCGTCAAGGTAAGTTGATTGAACGAGATGTTTCGATTTTCCCGATTTATCAGGATGTTGAAGAAGAATTTTTAACATTTGTCGGACGCTTTTATGAAAAGCCTGAGCATATAAAGCCTAAGGAAATTTTTATTCCTCCGTCGATAGATACAGCAATTTTAACGGAATTATTAGCGGTTAAAGTGCTAACACCGAAGCGAGGGCAAAAAAAAGAATTAGTAGATTTAGCTATGAAAAATGCTGAAATTGCAGTGGCGGCGAAATTCCAGCTAATTGAGCGACAGGAAGAGCGTACAATAGGTGCTTGCGAGGCACTCGGGGAAGCGATGGGAATTTCAGCACCTCTCCGCATTGAAGCTTTTGATAATAGTCATATGCATGGTGCTGATGCGGTATCAGCAATGGTTGTATTTATTGATGGTAAGCCTGCTAAGAAGGAATATCGTAAATATAAAACACGCACTGCCGCAAAACATGATGATTATGGAGCAATGCAAGAAGTGATACGTCGCCGTTACACAAGAGTATTAAAAGAAGGCTTGCCATTGCCTGATTTAGTTCTAATAGATGGTGGTAAAGGACAGATGGAAGTCGCGCGAGAAGTGTTAGAGGACGAGCTTGGACTTGTTATCCCAATTGCTGGCTTAGCAAAAGATGAAAAACATAATACATCCCAGCTTTTATTTGGTGATCCACCTGAGGTCATTGCATTAAAGCGGACAAGTGACGGGTTTTATTTACTTCAGCGTATTCAGGACGAGGTACACCGTTTTGCGATTACATTTTTACGCCAACAGCATGAGAAAAATGCTATTCAATCTGTTCTCGATGGCATTGAAGGTGTTGGGCCAAAACGCAAGCAACAATTATTGAAGCACTTTGGTTCAGTTAAAAAGATTCGTGAAGCAAGTGAGCTTGCACTTCAAGAAGCGGGAATACCTGCGAACTTAGCGAACAGTATTTACAATTATTTTCAGCAACAGACGTTGTCAAAGGATTAG